The genomic interval GAAGGCCTATTTCTCGGGCAGAAGTGGGCCTTCTGATCTATTGCCCATTAGTCTACTTGATCCAGCCGCCACTACTTGGCAATGGTATTGCGGTAGCGTTTCCAGAGCCCGATCGTATACACGTCCTCTGTGAAAGCCCTCCTCTTGATCATTGGTAGTACGCTGACGTTGCTACTGTTCTATGTGCTTCATTTTAAACAGAACGCCACGCCAACCGCGCTACGTGTAGAAGAGCCGTACCCCGCCGCAACGCTGCAGCGCCTTCAAGCCAAGTATAACCTCGTGGACGTCTCCTTTGATACGGAGTGTCTCTATGCCGTTGGTGACCTTTCCGCCCTGTTGACCTCCATTATCGCCCAGACCTTGCCGGAGAAACACATCCACGTCGCGGAACACCTTTCCTCCGATCAGCGGCAGTATATCGTCACGCTTACCACGAAGGATACAACGGTGGTGTTCACCGCTGCAACCGATAGTGACTGGTTACCCGACCACTTCTTTACGGCGTTGGAAAACCTACCAGCGGCCTTTGGCTCGGAAAAACGGTTGTACAGCATCAACCCCGCGATGGGCTTGACAGGCCAAGAGGCTTGGTATTTCTGTGGCACAGAAGCGCACCTAAAGGCGGCACGTGCGGAAGGGCTTCCGCTAGTCTTTCCTCAAGAAGGCATCATAGACACACCGGAATACAAGCGCCTATATGGTAGTCAGTAACCGAAGGAGCACAACCGTTGAAGCAGCTATGCAAGTTGAATTCCACCGAGGCTGAGGAATATTTATTACTTTTTTAGCTTCTCGGAGTAGTTGATTAACATAACGCCTACTTATACGACTAGTATTTCATCTTAGGTCAAGAGCTGCTTATCTATGGAGTTTTCGCGCTCAGAACATGTATATACCATTACAGATTGGTACGATGGTGCTCGCACAGGCATTGCTGATTATCATGACCAGCCGCATTATTATGAGTGCCTTCAGTGGGAAGACTCGCCTCAGACTGCAGCCACGTATGCTCTGACTCCATTGGATGAGGAAACCTTCCAACTCGCGCTCGAGGACTGGGCGATTTGGCAGCGGTGGCAAGCCGCATTCAAGGCTGGTACGACGACCGAAGCGACGCATCCTGCCTTACCAGAAGACCAGGAGCGCCATGTCGTGCTAAGAGACCTATTGCGGGAGCGGCTACGCACGCGCCAAGACCTACATCATGTGGTGCAGGGCACGTTTCACTATGGCAGTGATACTAGAGTGGAATGGCAAGCTGTTTGACGCCCTCTCTGCTTAAGAGAAATAAGATAAAATCTATTAGCAGAAGGATTGACCAATCTGCCTTGAATCTTGATTTCGGTCATTAACATAACTTTTGATATTGGACTAGTCTCGGAATTAGTCTATGTTCAACTGGCTCGATATACAATCAAAAAATTGCATTCTGTTGCCAACAGCTTTATAACCACTTCTCCCACATGCCGCTTTTATGAATTTAGATTGGCTGGTTACTAATCGATCACAAGTAAAAAGCTTTCTAGAAGAACCGGCGTTTTACAGCAGCCCTTTACGGGAGTTAGCAGCCATTCGCTTGCCCTTTGAGCGTAAGGCTGACTGCGAAAAAGCTTTTGTAAGCGTTCGAAGCTTTTTGCGATCTAAACGAGATGATGGCGAGCAGAAGGAAACGCTGTTATGTTGCTTTTCCCTAGCAATGCTTCAGTACTTGGTTGTGCAAGAGAGATACACCTACGAAATACAGGACATAACCACTGAAAAAGGGAATTTGTGTTATCCTGTTTTGATCAGTCGCTACTTGGGCAATAAGGAAAAAAGTAACGTAATAAGCGCTACGTATAGGGCAATGCTGGTAGCGGGAAAAAGAGACAGTTTCAAGACGTTTTACTGGTATCTTTCTGCGATACCACCACTTGCACAGGTTTAGTTGACAGAGATTGAGCAGCAGTAGATTCATACTTTATTTGGAACGTTGCACAACGAACGTCACAAAAGCTACAGGTACGCTTGTAACATTACTTGAACGTTCTATTGGAAGACGTTATAAGCCTCCTTACACTTAGAAGAAAGCAAAGGCTTCCTTCTCCATTATGGTTTATTGTGCTCTTTTAAGCAGCTAGCTACTGGTACTGCTCCAGTTCGTGAAGCAAGTGGTTCTTCAGCTCGTGTGCTTCTACCACAATGCTCTGTAAGGTTTCAGTAGGGAAAGCCGCCACCTGGATGTTTTCTGCTTGCAGCTCATCTAGCCACGCTAAAAACTCCTCTACAGCCATTTCTTCGGTTTGGTAGGTTTGCCACTCGCCGGTCAAGAGCAAAGCGGCAAATGCTTCCTCTGGCCAGACCGGAATCATCGCTTGTCCTGAGTCATCGGCGAGCATGGTAATTCCTTCCGCATCGCGCAGCAGCCATATAGTTTCAACATCGGCTACCTTCCGAATGAGGTAGCCATAACGTTCTGGGGCCGGTAAGTTGAGGATGGATTGGCGTTTGTGCGGATTCATGTAGTGGGTAGCAACGAAGGAATAAGCAGGAAAATAGTGGAGGCAGTAAGGTAGGCCCGGTCTGCCTTACTATCAAACCGCTGTCTCTGCTACCAAACATCTATTGTAAGTACACTAGGTTGGACATTTTACAAACGGAGCCTTATAAAGTGTCCAGGATAGGTATATCTGCTTGATCTCCTTTCCCAACTGCCCCCTTTTAGGTTCTCCTTATCACAAAGGAGGATAAGATCATTCTGCGCCCTGTGGCTAATGGCCCAAGGTAGCTTGTAAGTGTTTGCGGTAACGCTTGACGCTGGAGAGGCTGATGCCAGTCAAGGCCACGGTTTCGGCCACGGACAGGCCTTTCTCCAGCGCTTTCCGCACTTTGGCTAAGTTCTCCGCATCGACCCCCTTCGGCCGGCCAATATGCTTGCCCTGGGCGGCGGCTAGTTGCTGGCCTGCCCTGGTCTTCTCTAAGATGCTCTCGCGGTCGTACTCAGCCAGTGAGGCGAAGATGGAGAGCATGAACTTGCCGGCCGGTGTGGTGGTGTCGATGCCCAGGTCCAGGGCTTTGAAGTGGATACCACGCTGGTGAAAGGAATTGACTAGGTGAATCACATGGTCGCGGCTGCGGCCCAGGCGGAAGAAGCGCGCCACCAGCACCGTATCGCCCTCGCGCAGCAGCCCCAGCAGCTCATCGAGTGCGGGCCGTTGCAGGCTCATGCCCGTGATTTTGTCCTGGAAGATGCGGTCGCACCCCGCCTTGGTCAGTAGGTCGAGCTGGGTGTCTAGGTTCTGGTCAACGGTGGAGACGCGGGCATAGCCGAAGACTTTGTTCATGGGTCAACAAGTTAGGTTCATAAAGATAACCAACTAGTTGTTTCTGGCCCGACTTGTTGAACCTATTTTTGAATCGTCTTTTGGTGGGCTGGGCTGCTCGGCGCTCGGGTTCAGGAAGCTATGACTTTCTGAGCTTCACCCCAACTAGTACTATTACCCTTTCTCCCCCCTTTAAAGCGTTAAAGCGACACTGGGCACCGGCTACGCTCGCTGGAAGTACCCTACCACAAACCATCTTACCTGACCAAAATCGATCCCGGGGCAGTAAGCCAGCAACGCAAAATAATCCCTGCTTACCCATAAGCCACCCCACAGGACGTCATTTACTATGAAAACGGACGTTCGTTACTCTTCAACGATACTCACCCGATTTTTTCTGTGAGCCAAGCCACAGCTTGCTCCTCCCGGGCAAAGGAGTCGTAAGGAAAGCCGTAGCGATGATGGGCTTCTTTTAGTAAATAGCTCATCCCATTCCGGATGGTGACATCTGTATTAGGCAGATAGGCCCCCTGTTGATAAGGGGTCTGGGTAAGTAAACGAGGGATGTAGTCCAGTAACAGCCAACTAGCATGGTCGCCGTAAGCCATCAGGGAACGGTGATCCACTAGCAGCTTGGAACAGGCGGTTGCGCGTAGGCTCACCAAGGTATACTCTAATAAGGGCCGAATAGCGGTGTGGTAGGAGCGGGCGTGCGGGTACCACGTTAATCGCAGGTACCCCGCTGACTCGAAGAATAGATGACCGGCCGCATTCAGAAAATTAAGTGCCATTTTCAATAAGATTGGACCACGAAGAATGCGTGTGAATGAGCCCATTTCTATCAGTCTGTGCAGAAGTTCTCCGCGGCAAGCAACTCAGGTGAGCGGAGTGCAGAAGAGACCTAAGCCAATAAGGCCGGCAATTCAATGCTAAAGGTGGTCCCTTGCCCTTCTCGGCTGACAACGGAGATTTGTCCCTGGTGCAGCTTGACGATCAGCTGGATGATGGACATCCCTAAGCCCGTACTCTTTTCACCCCGTAAACCGGTTCGCCGCGCCTGAGTAAACCGTTCAAAGAGCACGGGTTGCCATTGGGCTGGAATGCCAATGCCGGTGTCACGGACCGTCACCACTGCCTGTTGCTGGCGGCGCTCCACTTGCACGGTGACCTGGCCGCCATCGGGCGTGAACTTGAGGGCATTCGAGAGCAGATTATTCAGCACCTGCTGAAACTTGTTGAGATCTAGGCTCGCGTAAATCGGTCGCTCGGCGGCTGAGAAGCTAAATTGTACTGCCAAGTGCTGCTGGCTTAGTTGGTACTCGTGCAGAATGAGTTCCAGCCAAGCCACCAAATCCGCACGTTCGCGCTTGAGTTCCACGTTGGCCGACTCTAAAAATTCATGGTCCACAAAGTCTCGGATCAGCTTAACGCCGTCCGTACAGGTGCGCTCCATCAGCTGCAGTAGGTGCTGCGTGGAGGCACTCATCTCCAGCGTTTCGGCGCGCAGATGCTCGGTCAGCTGCTGGATCTGCGTCAAGGGCGCGGCTAAATCATGCGCGAGGATCTCCAACGTGGCATCCTTTTTAGTCAGGAACCGTTGCGTATGCAGCGCCATTTCTTTGGCCTGGGTGATATCTACGACACTGCCGCTCAAGTACTGCTGGTCTTGGCCGAGGCTTACCCGACTCAGGGTCAGAGAAAACCATTGCAGCCGCTCCGCTTCTAGCAGCACGCGTACTTCCACTTCGTGAATACGCTGCTCGCGTAGTACCTGAATAAACCGCCGTCGCAACATGAAACGATCGTCCGGGTGTACGCGAGTCAGCCAGTACGCTACGTTGTGGACTACTGCGCCCGCCGCGTTACCTAGCTCGAAGGCGGACGCGTCACTTAGGTACACGAACTGGCGCTCCCGCGGAGCGTAGGCGAAGTATACGACCTTGCTGTGCGTAATGAGCGGAGCAAAGAGCCTCATAAAATCAGGCATACCAATGAGAAGCAATAGGTGGTGAATGGGATGGTAAGGGCTTAGCCAGCCCTGCGGCTTACACGGGATCGGTTCCGTGGTGTTGGAAGGCCGCAATGCGTTGCCGCAACGTTGCTACTTCCGCTTCTAATGCCGCCGTGCGAAGCGCTACCTGGGTTGCCAGCTCTTGGGACAGGCGCTCCAACTCGTCTTCGCGCTGCCGCAACCTGTCCTCGATTTCCTTCTGCTTGTGGATGTCGACACTAGTGCCAAACCACTGGAGGATCTGGTCCTGGTCATCTTTCCAGGGCAGCGCCCGGCCGAGGAACCATCGGTACTCGCCGTCATGCCGGCGAAAACGGTACTCCATTTCGTACGGCTCCCCCGTGCGGATACAAGTCCGCCATTGCGTTAAGCACCGCGCTACGTCCTCGGGATGCACCTGGGCCTCCCACCCCCAATGCAGGGCTTGTTCTGTGCGCTGCTGCGTGTAGTGCGTCCAGTATGGGTTGAAATAGGTGACGGCCCCATCACTACCTGCTATCCAGAGCAGGGCAGGTAGCGATTCGGCTAAAAGGGCCAGTTCCTGACCCTGGTGCTGCGTCAGCAGCAAGCGTGCCTGCGTTTCCGTAATATCCTTGGTAATTCCTTGGAAATGGATAGGACGACTTCGCGCCTGGTCGAACACTGCCAGCCCCGTGGAAAGCACCCAGCGCACCTCTCCATTGGCTAGCAGCAAGCGGTGTTCCAGGGCCAAGCGACCACTACCGCTTGGATCCAGCGCCTGAGCCAAGTGCTGCTCAACCATTGTCCGGTCCTCGGGGTGCCACGCGCCCCGAATATCCTCCAGCGCTACGGGCTTATTTGTGGGCAAACCGAAGAGCTGTTTACAGCGGGCAGAACACGTGAAGTGACGCCGGAGCAAGTCAATTTCCCACACGCCAATGTCCGCCGCCTCTAAGGCAGCCGCCACGCGTTCCGGAGTTAAAGCAGAATCAAAGGGAATAGACATGCAAACCTATACAGGGAATAAATGGTTAGAAGGGGGTGAGTTCTAGCTCCAGCTCTAACCCTGATGGGAAGTACAGGCTCAGCTGACGCAGGCGCTCGTCCAGGGAACAGCGTAAGCGCGTGACCACGACCTGTACCTTGCCCGTGGGCAAGTGCAGAACGAGAAAAGGTTGTCCTTGCCGCCGGTGGCGTTCTACTTGCCACGTACCCTGGTGAACGCCCGAGGGAGTGTAGAGCAGGAGCACACCCGCCCCCAGTTGTACTCGCGTGCCCTCGCTCCACAAGCGCTCGGGCGCGGGGGCCGGACGCCCGCAACGGATGTTCCAGCATCCAAATAAGTGTTCCGCTGATACAGTCAGCAGATTAACATCGTACAAAAGGGTCAAAGCAGCCACGACTCGTAAACCGTTGAAAAAAATAGGTAGGTATTTCTGTGCTAAGCCAAGCTCGGTTATGCCGCTGCGGTGAATAGTTTTGCGTACGAATATGGATTCCTCACCTTAAGCCGACCTGCGATGAACCCCATGCTAGGTGACCCTTCCTCCGACCCAATCGTACCGCCTCAGGCGGGTTCAAAAGATGCTGAAGAGGCTACGGTTTCATCGGCGGGCAATTTAGGTATTACAAAAATAGAAAAAAGTAGTACACAAACGACGGAACAAGCCCCTGTTTTGCCGCCCCTGAGTGCTGCCCGCCGTCCGGGGCGTCCGCCCCGGGCCACGCCCGCTCCGGTTACCTGGTCGATCCGCGGGGTGAGTCCGGAAACACGCGCCGTGTTGGAGCAAGGGGCGGCGCGGGCGGGCAAAACCCTGGGTCAGTACCTCAACGAAGACGTGTGCCCCTTTGTCCAGCAGCAACTCCACGGCAAGCCCGCGGCAACGCCTTCCTTGCAGGAGGAGATCCAGTACCTGCGGCAGCTGGTGGAGAACCTAACCACCATGATTGCCGCCGGTACGGCCGGCGCAGGTGCTGACCTGTAGCCGTGGCAAGCCAATGCGACCGCTAGGGTAATGGGTTTTCGCCAGCGTCCTGGCACCGGGCACCGTGCCGGGCCGCTGGCGCCGCAAGCATTCGTAACGGGATGGGACCACCACTGGCAATAGATCCCTACCTCACCCCGTAATAAGTAGCCACGGCGTAGAGCCGCTTGAACTTGGCTGGCACAACTTGGTCGTAGCAAGACCTCCCCCAGGTAAGGCCGTACGAGCTGTTCCCGGTGGCAGGCGGTTTCCGGTAAGCCGCTACGTCCTAAATGGAACAACTGAATCAAGATACTCTAGTGGTTACAGTGCTAGATCGTACAAATATATTATTTTTAACAATGTTTTAATACTATCGTTGCACTCCTACGTGGATACGATGTATCTTCACAGAATGAATTATGCTTTCCTGCAACGACTGTTGGCATCTGTGGAGGAGTTTGAGGCACAGCATAAGGAGTCTCCAAGTGATGCGTTAGCGGACTTTGCTCAGTGGCTACATGTGCGCACCAGCCCTTCCTCGGATTTAGCAACGGTCACGCGAGAGGCAACGCAAGCTGCCGAGACTTTGGAATCACGCATCAGCAAGTTGATTACGTTTCTCTACCGCTACGCACGCTTCTACTCGCGCTTGGCGCTGGACGGTTCCGTGCTGTTCGCCTTCGAAGACTTTTCCTACCTGGTAACGGTGAACTGCTACGGCCCCTTGAGCAAAACGGAGCTAATCGCCCGTAATATCCACGAAAAGTCAAGTGGTACGGAGGTCATTAAGCGCTTGCTTAAGCAAGCGCTCCTTACCGAGCAGCCGCATCCCTCGGACCGGCGACGGCGCGAGTTGACGCTATCGAGTGAAGGCCGCCGGACCCTGTACCAAGTCTTCGAACGGATGCATCAGGAGGCCCATATGGTGGCCGGGAATCTGGATACTATTGAGCGTCACCAGTTGCTTTACTTGCTCTTAAAGCTAGACACCTTTCACTATCCTGTCTTCTCGCAAAACCGGGCTCCGACCTTTGAGAGTCTGATCGAAACGCACTTCCCACAATTACGTCGTATGGAGTCCTCCCGCGAAGGGGTGCCTTCTTGACGCAAGCGATCGCTGTGGTAGGAAACCAGGGACAGAGTCCGGCGTTTGCGGGGTCTTCCGCAGGCTAGGTAGTAGATTTTTTTACGCCAATGTGCTCATTTGCCCAGCGCAGCTTCACTCGCCATTTAGCGGGCAGCAAACCGGACAGCGCATACCCGTATTAGCCGCTAGGTGAGCTACGTTAAGGGCGGTACCCAGGACTCAGCAAAGAAAAGCCCCAGTTAAGCAACTGGGGCTTTTACCATTACCTTATCAGAAGCAGATTGCGTTTGCCAAGAGCCACTCTCAACAAAACGCGCAGTAAGTAAGAGATAAAATAATAGTCTTACAAAAAATATATAAAAGTATTACGTAAAATAATTACGTAAGTTAGTTCGGTGGCTGCCGTTCGCTTCCTAAAGTTACGAGATAGTAGGTGGCACTCCTAAATAGCCATCTTAGAGAATAGATCTACCTAAACTACTTAGCAGTTACCCCTTTTCGCGCCCCAGTAGCGGCTCCTGTACGCCCTGTTAACTTCTGCCCGCAAGGCAAGCCGCTTGTTACGCATGCTGATGAGCCTCCACGTGGTGGTACGCTCCTGCTCGTACTACGGCGGGACAGGCGTACCGGCGGTAAACAGAAATCCGGCCGGCCATGGGTCTTTTGCTCTCTTCCCGCTTCTTCCTATAATCTCTCAATGGACCCTGCCTCTACTGCCAAATACTCCTCCCTGCCAGCCTTCACCCACGTGCTACACCAGCACGGGGTGTATGCCGCACTAGGCTACTTGAACCGGGGTACTACCCACCGCTACACAGGCGTGTTTCGCTTTGCTGGCCAGCACTCGCGCAACCTCGTGCTCTTCGACCGCTATGACGCTCAAGTACGGCAAGGAGCCCAGGTACCCTTAGCCGAAGCATTCTGTGCGCTGGTGGGTCGCCAGCGCGAGTCCTTACAAATTTTGAATGCGCTCGCCGACCCCCGTGCCCAGCAGATCAATACCTTGGTCACATCCTACTGTGGGGTGCCCATCTACGATGCACAGGGACAGCTCTACGGGACCTTGTGCCACTACGATTTTAGCCTGTGTCAGGAGTCGCCTTTGAACCTGCAGTTGCTGGAAGCAGCGGCCCCGCTGCTATATGCAGCCTTAACCACGTCCCACTCGTAAAGACACCTAGCAGACGGTAATTTTCTGTGATGCAACTTGTTTACGCCTCTGCCTCGCTGCAGCTGCAACTCTGCCCGGCGCAAGAACTGCTCTACCTGGACTGGCAGCCTGGCGTCAGCTCCGAGGGGTTCCGCCAGGGGCTCACCGCTGCGGTCCTTACTACGCGCGGGCAGCGACTGCGGGGCTGGATCACCCAGAACCAGCACGTCTACCCCTTGGCCCCAGCCGAGCAGCTCTGGCTCCTGGAGCATGGCCTGCTGGCGCTACACCACAGCACGCTACAATGCGTCGCGGTCGTCGTGCCAGCAGACGCCTTTCAGGAGTGCGCGCCGGAATCGCTGATCCGCAGCACTCGCTCGTTGGTCTCCTACGCGATCGATTACTTTCCCACCCTGGCGGACGCCGAGTCCTGGGTGCATGCCGGGCCCGCCCACAAGACGCAGCCGCGCACCCCTACCTGGGATAGTCGCAGCTACTAGCCCCCAGCTTTCACCTGTTGTCAGGGCATCCAAACGGCTTAGCTTGCTCACCAGGTAAAAGCCTGGTTACTTAAACAGACCACGTGGTCAATCCCGGCCGCTGGTTACAGGTCCTGCACGCTGAGTAGAGTGGCTGAGTGCATCTATTCCTCACTTGTTCTATCATTCTGGTCCTGCCGCCCCTGCGGGTACTAGCGCTTTATGCCTACGTACAATTTACTTCCGCTCGTCTTGCTGCTCGCTGAGCCGAATAGGACTTACGAATATGAGTACTTCCAAGCTACACTATGGGAAGCAGTATAAACCCTAGCAGCAGTGACGGGTGTTCACCGCTTCGCACGTGTTATCCCGTTTAGGGTGGCACAGGTTGCGTTTCCACTCCTTTACTG from Hymenobacter sp. GOD-10R carries:
- a CDS encoding DUF2750 domain-containing protein translates to MNPHKRQSILNLPAPERYGYLIRKVADVETIWLLRDAEGITMLADDSGQAMIPVWPEEAFAALLLTGEWQTYQTEEMAVEEFLAWLDELQAENIQVAAFPTETLQSIVVEAHELKNHLLHELEQYQ
- a CDS encoding recombinase family protein, translated to MNKVFGYARVSTVDQNLDTQLDLLTKAGCDRIFQDKITGMSLQRPALDELLGLLREGDTVLVARFFRLGRSRDHVIHLVNSFHQRGIHFKALDLGIDTTTPAGKFMLSIFASLAEYDRESILEKTRAGQQLAAAQGKHIGRPKGVDAENLAKVRKALEKGLSVAETVALTGISLSSVKRYRKHLQATLGH
- a CDS encoding sensor histidine kinase, giving the protein MRLFAPLITHSKVVYFAYAPRERQFVYLSDASAFELGNAAGAVVHNVAYWLTRVHPDDRFMLRRRFIQVLREQRIHEVEVRVLLEAERLQWFSLTLSRVSLGQDQQYLSGSVVDITQAKEMALHTQRFLTKKDATLEILAHDLAAPLTQIQQLTEHLRAETLEMSASTQHLLQLMERTCTDGVKLIRDFVDHEFLESANVELKRERADLVAWLELILHEYQLSQQHLAVQFSFSAAERPIYASLDLNKFQQVLNNLLSNALKFTPDGGQVTVQVERRQQQAVVTVRDTGIGIPAQWQPVLFERFTQARRTGLRGEKSTGLGMSIIQLIVKLHQGQISVVSREGQGTTFSIELPALLA
- a CDS encoding PAS domain-containing protein: MSIPFDSALTPERVAAALEAADIGVWEIDLLRRHFTCSARCKQLFGLPTNKPVALEDIRGAWHPEDRTMVEQHLAQALDPSGSGRLALEHRLLLANGEVRWVLSTGLAVFDQARSRPIHFQGITKDITETQARLLLTQHQGQELALLAESLPALLWIAGSDGAVTYFNPYWTHYTQQRTEQALHWGWEAQVHPEDVARCLTQWRTCIRTGEPYEMEYRFRRHDGEYRWFLGRALPWKDDQDQILQWFGTSVDIHKQKEIEDRLRQREDELERLSQELATQVALRTAALEAEVATLRQRIAAFQHHGTDPV
- a CDS encoding GAF domain-containing protein codes for the protein MDPASTAKYSSLPAFTHVLHQHGVYAALGYLNRGTTHRYTGVFRFAGQHSRNLVLFDRYDAQVRQGAQVPLAEAFCALVGRQRESLQILNALADPRAQQINTLVTSYCGVPIYDAQGQLYGTLCHYDFSLCQESPLNLQLLEAAAPLLYAALTTSHS